A DNA window from Natronogracilivirga saccharolytica contains the following coding sequences:
- a CDS encoding RrF2 family transcriptional regulator, translating to MVLSKACTYGILASLFIARETARSTAYVPIGKMSKELHISFHFLTKILQELTSAGLLVSMKGPRGGVAFKRDPDEITILDVVLAIDGIKVFRECLLGLPGCGNEEPCPVHDEWAEIRENLYNTFHSKTLSDTARRIDELNLRFALPELYDQK from the coding sequence ATGGTACTGTCCAAAGCATGTACATACGGTATTCTCGCTTCATTGTTCATAGCGAGAGAGACTGCGCGGTCCACTGCATATGTCCCCATTGGAAAGATGAGCAAGGAACTGCACATCTCGTTTCATTTTTTGACCAAAATACTTCAGGAGCTCACCTCGGCAGGACTTCTGGTTTCAATGAAGGGACCCAGGGGCGGGGTCGCATTCAAGCGTGACCCGGATGAGATTACCATACTGGATGTGGTTCTGGCTATTGATGGCATCAAGGTGTTTCGCGAATGCCTGCTTGGACTGCCCGGTTGCGGAAACGAGGAGCCGTGTCCAGTTCATGATGAATGGGCGGAGATCCGCGAGAACTTGTATAATACATTTCACTCCAAGACCCTTTCAGATACCGCACGCAGAATAGATGAGCTCAATCTGCGTTTTGCTTTGCCGGAGCTTTATGATCAGAAGTGA
- a CDS encoding efflux RND transporter permease subunit, translating to MTDSQNKPGSNFQHSGLPSIAIRRPVATLSLTAVILVLGLLFSGRLPVDLLPQADYPHIRVVVNYPGVTPEVIEEQVTRPLERNLAATENLTELHGRASEGRSYIEMFFDYETDIDIALQDASRQLERARTELPDGIDPPRIMKMDPSQDPVFELAISSPVRDPIEVRDWVDQQLAPQLLSVPGVGTIDIGGGKEREMDVVLDPERLRSYRLNLPDISELLEGRSVDRAAGNITSPDYDIMGRIETRYRTEDDVRNTRVNIGGMNRRISLSDIADISDSHREQRLFARLNGDDAVQISIMKQPLANTSATIANVKSQLEELRASGFITPDLEYHVIRDESFFIDASLRSVSIAAIIGGLLAISVILFFIGSIRRSFIVILSLPVAVIATFLLMAMSGLTLNVMSLGGLALGVGLLIDNSIVMLENIFRRQNEEGDSAVQAAHNGAKEVISAVTAGTLTNLAAVLPFLLVTGLAALLFRELILTISFAILASLLAAVTLVPTLSAQFAGRSGNSGLSRSLPVRLFHSGFLRVRNHYTTSLKWLIRRRFWLITFALILLGGSIYIIRGLGTEFLPPVDDGRITMRFVLPAGTSVDPTYEASEIIEDAIRDMPHVETVYMTVGGYFRGGQLSIRGGMIDITVQLVPLSERRGYSGERWASEFSEKTDEMGLPFVQERIRGPRLPGIQTGLLDADIAIGVVGQDLDVLETEARGIFRQLEGIEGLGSIQIGREGQIPQLMIRVDEERAADHGMSQNEVADLLNSAVEGVVPTHFVEGGFEYNVRVRFPRSVTGSTDGLSRIPVFNTDGQSVPLGALASFEETTGPAHIERFNQIRVVWVNTTVNMEEATVGEVADRIRNQLEDIDLPDGYSLIYGGEQEAIEESERSLMLAIALAIFFVFVVMAVQYEKLSSPLVILTTLPFALIGVGFMLWITGLSLSAPVLLGLVFLTGIIVNNAILLVEFIETNRVTMGVEDSVIRAGEIRFRPIMMTTMTTIFGMLPLALGIGEGSELLQPLAVTVIGGLLIGSLLTLLLLPGVYVIAADLRNIFKK from the coding sequence TTCCGGACGACTACCCGTAGATTTGCTCCCACAGGCAGACTATCCCCACATAAGAGTAGTAGTTAATTACCCGGGGGTAACTCCGGAAGTCATCGAAGAACAGGTCACCCGACCACTGGAACGCAACCTTGCTGCAACTGAAAACCTGACGGAGCTGCATGGACGGGCATCTGAGGGCCGCAGTTATATTGAAATGTTCTTCGATTATGAAACAGATATTGACATTGCACTTCAGGATGCTTCCCGCCAGCTGGAACGTGCCCGGACCGAACTGCCTGATGGCATAGACCCGCCTCGTATCATGAAAATGGATCCGTCACAGGATCCGGTATTTGAGCTTGCCATCAGCTCCCCTGTCCGTGATCCCATTGAAGTACGGGACTGGGTAGATCAGCAACTGGCTCCTCAGCTGCTCTCGGTTCCCGGGGTTGGAACTATTGATATAGGAGGCGGGAAGGAGCGGGAAATGGACGTGGTGCTGGACCCGGAGCGGCTTCGCTCATACAGGCTGAACTTGCCCGACATCAGTGAATTACTGGAAGGCAGAAGTGTGGACAGAGCAGCCGGAAACATCACCTCTCCGGATTACGACATCATGGGGCGTATCGAGACGCGGTACCGGACAGAAGATGATGTCCGCAATACCCGGGTTAATATCGGCGGTATGAACCGGCGCATCAGCTTGTCTGATATAGCTGATATCAGTGACAGCCACCGCGAACAACGGTTATTTGCCCGGTTGAACGGAGATGATGCCGTTCAGATCTCCATCATGAAACAGCCGCTGGCCAACACATCGGCTACCATTGCCAATGTTAAATCACAACTTGAAGAGCTGAGGGCATCGGGCTTTATCACACCCGATCTTGAATACCATGTTATTCGGGATGAATCTTTTTTCATTGATGCCTCATTGCGCTCAGTCAGTATTGCAGCCATTATTGGCGGACTTCTGGCTATTTCAGTTATCCTTTTTTTCATCGGAAGCATCCGCAGATCTTTTATTGTCATACTCTCACTCCCCGTCGCTGTTATTGCCACTTTTTTACTCATGGCGATGAGCGGACTAACACTCAATGTCATGAGCCTCGGCGGCCTTGCTTTGGGTGTCGGACTGCTGATTGACAATTCGATCGTCATGCTGGAAAATATTTTCCGAAGACAAAATGAGGAGGGTGACTCCGCTGTCCAGGCTGCCCATAACGGCGCCAAAGAGGTAATCTCTGCCGTTACTGCAGGTACATTGACAAATCTCGCTGCAGTTTTACCTTTTTTGCTTGTCACAGGTCTGGCCGCACTGCTGTTTCGTGAATTGATTCTGACCATCTCTTTTGCCATACTTGCCTCCCTGCTGGCTGCCGTAACTCTTGTCCCCACACTTTCAGCACAATTCGCCGGACGCTCCGGAAACAGCGGGCTCAGCCGATCCCTCCCCGTCAGGCTATTTCATTCCGGTTTTCTGCGGGTTAGGAATCACTATACCACCTCACTTAAATGGCTCATCAGACGCCGGTTTTGGCTGATTACCTTTGCTTTGATTCTTCTTGGCGGCAGCATATATATTATTCGCGGACTCGGCACCGAATTTTTACCTCCTGTTGATGACGGCCGTATCACCATGCGCTTTGTGTTGCCAGCAGGAACTTCTGTTGATCCTACTTATGAAGCTTCAGAAATCATAGAAGACGCTATCCGGGATATGCCCCACGTGGAAACTGTTTACATGACGGTAGGCGGGTATTTCCGTGGGGGACAACTCTCCATTCGCGGTGGCATGATTGATATTACCGTTCAGCTTGTTCCCTTGTCGGAACGCAGAGGATATTCAGGGGAACGCTGGGCTTCCGAATTTTCTGAGAAAACGGATGAGATGGGGCTTCCTTTTGTCCAGGAACGAATACGCGGGCCACGCTTGCCTGGCATCCAAACCGGACTCCTTGATGCTGATATTGCTATTGGTGTGGTCGGACAGGATCTGGATGTTCTTGAAACCGAAGCCCGCGGAATCTTCCGGCAGCTTGAAGGAATTGAAGGCCTTGGCAGTATCCAGATTGGGCGGGAAGGACAAATTCCTCAGCTGATGATCCGCGTGGATGAGGAAAGAGCCGCAGATCACGGCATGAGTCAAAATGAAGTTGCTGATTTGCTCAATAGTGCCGTCGAAGGTGTTGTTCCCACACACTTCGTCGAAGGCGGTTTTGAATACAACGTCCGGGTTCGGTTTCCAAGAAGTGTTACCGGTTCAACGGACGGACTTTCCCGGATTCCTGTATTCAATACGGACGGACAATCCGTCCCTCTTGGTGCTCTTGCATCTTTTGAGGAAACAACCGGACCGGCACATATTGAAAGATTCAACCAGATCCGTGTTGTTTGGGTCAACACTACAGTCAACATGGAGGAAGCCACCGTTGGAGAAGTCGCTGACCGTATACGCAATCAACTGGAGGATATTGATTTGCCTGACGGATACAGTCTGATTTACGGTGGTGAACAAGAAGCAATCGAAGAATCAGAGAGATCGCTGATGCTTGCCATTGCTCTGGCAATTTTCTTTGTGTTTGTGGTTATGGCGGTTCAATACGAGAAACTATCCAGTCCGTTAGTCATTCTTACAACTTTGCCCTTTGCCTTAATCGGGGTTGGATTTATGCTTTGGATTACCGGATTATCACTTAGTGCTCCGGTACTGCTTGGTCTGGTTTTCCTGACCGGTATAATTGTGAATAATGCCATTCTGCTGGTTGAATTCATTGAAACAAACAGAGTAACCATGGGAGTTGAAGATTCCGTGATCCGCGCCGGTGAAATTCGTTTCCGCCCGATCATGATGACCACAATGACAACCATATTCGGAATGCTGCCATTGGCACTTGGAATAGGAGAGGGGTCCGAACTTTTGCAGCCCCTTGCTGTAACTGTGATAGGAGGATTACTGATCGGCAGTTTACTTACTCTGCTGTTACTGCCCGGTGTCTATGTTATTGCAGCCGATCTGCGAAATATTTTTAAAAAATAA